In Labeo rohita strain BAU-BD-2019 chromosome 8, IGBB_LRoh.1.0, whole genome shotgun sequence, the genomic window CATCTTTTTCAGCTTATTATTTAgtgttacactaccagtcaaaagtttttgaacagtaagttttgtactatttgaaaaatattttaaaatgtaattcattcttgtgatcaaagcaatGATAGCagttaatacttttgtttagcaaagatgctttaaattgatcaaaagtgatgataaagacatttagaattatacaaaagatttctatttcagataaatgctgttcttctgaactttctattcataaaagaaacctgaaaaattatacttcttttcaacacaataataaatgttttttggttaaatgttaaataaatgcaggcttggagagcagaagagacttctttaaaaacatgacaaatcttactgttcaaaaacttgtgactggtagtgtatatgaattTATTATACTGTGGTTTTGTTAGTGACCTAATGCTTAaacataaattttattttcttctagAGTGAAGTTGGAGGTGAGAGTTGCGGGCCGAGTGTGTTGACACAGTTTGAGCTGCTTCACACTGCTGACAGGGCCTTCCGCTACCCCCTCACCCGTCATCCGCCTAGCGAAGAGTGATGACCTCACAGCAGCATGGGAATGCCAACCCTGCCCTCCTTTCGCCACAGAACTCTTCATCAAGTCAGGGCAGGCAACACATTTCTCGTTCCCCGATAGACTCGTATTCCCGTTCAGGGCTTTCCTCTCCTCGGAGAGGCTGGGTTGCAGCGTCCTCATCCGCAACAGCTCATGGTAACTCTCTTGCGCTCTCTCTAAGCCGATTGGCTCCGGCGTCCTGCAGTAATACCTCCTCGTCTCGGAGACCCACGTCTGGCCGGGTGGAGCCGTGGCCGGAGGAAGCTGTGGATGATGCGTATGGGCTTTACTCTCTACATCGCATGTTTGATATTGTGGGCGCGCAGCTGACGCACCGTGACGTACGTGTGCTGTCCTTCCTCTTTGTGGACGTTATTGACGAGTACGAGAGAGGAGGCATACGGAGCGGGCGGGATTTCCTGCTCGCGCTGGAGCGACAGGGGAGATGTGACGAGACAAACTTCCGGCATGTTCTTCAGCTGCTCCGCATCATCACTCGCCACGATCTGCTGCCGTACGTCACGTTGCGCAAGAGACAGACAGGTTTGAGATCTTGTCAATCTTGAGTGTTATGTGCAGTGAAGCTACAGTATTGTCACTGTATGTACCATCTTTTTTTTGGCTAATTGCATATGTAATGTGTTGCTAATTATTTTCCAGTGTGCCCAGATCCAGTGGATAAATATCTGGAGGAGACGTCAGTCCGTTATGTTTCTCCCAGAGGAGCAGGGGAGGCCCAGCAGGGAGCTCCTCACAGAAGAACAGGTTTGTCGTTTATTGTGCTTTAGACGTCTTAATGGCGCTGTAAgcattcttagttttttttttttttttactgaaatatttaacttttattgaAATTACACATCtgtcacactgtaaactggagaaatgTCTATAATTATTTGATTAGCCAGTGAGAACTTTTGATGCGCTGTcagtaattttgtgtgtgtacagtacAGCACATGTATGGGAAACAGGAAGCCTGGGTTTTGAAAAACGGGCAGGGTT contains:
- the dedd gene encoding death effector domain-containing protein, with product MTSQQHGNANPALLSPQNSSSSQGRQHISRSPIDSYSRSGLSSPRRGWVAASSSATAHGNSLALSLSRLAPASCSNTSSSRRPTSGRVEPWPEEAVDDAYGLYSLHRMFDIVGAQLTHRDVRVLSFLFVDVIDEYERGGIRSGRDFLLALERQGRCDETNFRHVLQLLRIITRHDLLPYVTLRKRQTVCPDPVDKYLEETSVRYVSPRGAGEAQQGAPHRRTGPQPLICCPPSGPQVCPPRAKPTPPLPSRKRKRSHTTADCREKQTCDIRLRVRAEYCQHESALQGNVFSNKQEALERQFERFNQANTILKSRDLGSIICDIKFSELTYLDAFWRDYINGSLLEALKGVFITDSLKQAVGHEAIKLLVNVDEEDYQAGRRKLLRNLVAGGAGAGTGSREGPLS